The sequence below is a genomic window from Salvelinus sp. IW2-2015 linkage group LG10, ASM291031v2, whole genome shotgun sequence.
agatggttgtccttctggaagtttctcccatctccacagagggactctagagctctgtcagagtgactatcaaggcccttctcccccgattgctcaatttggcagggcggccagctctaggaagagtcttggttgttacaaacatcttccatttaagaatgatggagacccaGTCGAGTCACGCGAGCGGTGTCGATAGACCCTATTCTGCGGATTATATACTGCGCATCAGTAGCCGCAGGACTAACCTCCAATGGGCTTTTACACCCGGCCGACATCAAGTGCCTGCGCAGTACTTATAGGAGACTTAAACCCTTTACCCGTATGTATTACTAGCATCACCATCAGCCGGGCGTcgggcactgtgttcttgtggaccttcaatgctgcagaaatgttttggtgcccttacccagatctgtgcctcaatacaatcctgtctcggagctctacagacaattccttcgacctcattgctttgtttttactctgacatgcactgtcaactgtgggaccttatatagacaggtgtctgcctttccaaatcttgtccaatcaatttaatttaccacaggtggactccaatcaagttctagaaacatctccaggatgatcaatggaaatgggatgcacctgagctcaatttcgagtctcatagcaaagggtctgaatacttatgtaaataaggtatttctgttttcacatTGTAGTTATGGGGCTATTGCTGAGGATAATTTtgaatttaataaattttagactacggctgtaacataacgtggaaaaagtcaaggggtctgaatactttccaaaagcactgtagATAATGTTTATATAGGATCCAGTCCACCCTCCTATTGAGTATATCAATAGTGTTaatcttcatctctccttccatgTTCCAGATAACCTCAGAGGCAGCAGCCCAGGCTGTTCTGTCCCAGAACGCCACTGTGTACCAGCCCCCCATGCTCTCTCCTGAGGGTTCCCCCCAGCACTCCCCCGGCTCACAGAGGGAGTGTGGCTTCATGCCGGCGGGCTGGGAGGTCCGCAATGCCCCCAACGGAAAACCCTTCTTCATCGACCACAACACTAAGACCACTTCCTGGGTGAGAGAGCAAGCACCTGCATACCGCCATTCTTAAAAggacatgcagtaccagtcaaaagtttggacacacttactcattcaagggtttttctttttttgtactattttctacattgtagagtaataatgaagacatcaaaactatgaaataacagacatggaatcatgtagtaaccagaaaagtgtaaaacaattgaaaatatattttatatttgagattcttcaaagtagctaccctttgccatgatgacagctttacacactcttggtattctctcaaccagcttcacgaggaatgcttttccaacagtcatgaAGAAGTTTGAACATATGcctagcacttgttggctacttttccttcactctgcggtccaactcatccctaaccatctcaattgggttgaggttgagggattgtggagaccaggtcatctgatgcagcactcaatcactctccttcttggtcaaatagcccatacacagcctggaggtatgctttgtcctgttgaaaaacaaattataatcccactaagcgcaaaccagatgggatggcgtatcgctgtagaatgctgtggtaacatgctggttaagtgtgccttgaattctcaatatatcactgacagtgtcaccagcaaagcaccatcactccacctccgtgcttcacggtgggaaccacacatgcggagattatccgttcacctattctgcgtctcataaagacacgcgggttggaaccaaaaattgcaaatttggactcatcagacccccatgatttccaccgttctaatgtccattgctcgtgtttcttggcccaagtaagtctcttcttgttattggtgtccttgagtagtggtttctttgcagcaattcgaccatgaaggcctgattcacgcagtctcctctgaacagttgatgttgagatgtgtctgttacttgaactctgaagcatttatttgggctgtaatctgaggctggtaactaatgaccttatcctctgcagcagaggtaactctgggtcttcctttcctgtggcggtcctcatgagagccattttcatcatggcgcttgatgttttttgcgactgcacttgaagaaagttatTGACAAAGTTATTTTAAAGTTCTttaccttaatgtcttaaagtaatgatggagtgtcgtttctctttgcttatttgagctcttcttgccataatatggacttggtcttttgccaagtaaggctatcttctgtaaccaccccaaccttgtcacaacacaactgattggctcaaactcattaagaagttaagaaattccacaaattaacttttaacaaggcacacctgttaattaaaatgcattccaggtgactacctcatgaatcaggtttgagagaatgccaagagtgtgcaaagctgtcatcaaggcaaaaggtggctgctttgaagaatctcaaatatgaaatatattttcatttgttttacacttttttggttactacatgattccatatgtgttatttcatcgttttgatgtcttcactattactctacaatatagaaaatagtaaaaataaagaaaaacccttgaattggtaggtgtgtccaaacttttgactggtactgtatatgtagttTTTCTTGATCAGGTCACATGATCAAGAAATACCCCCAGGCCCTACCTATAGAGTCTAGTCACGCATCATCATGGCCAGAATGACCAGTTATCCACTGGACAATACTGCCATTCTCACTGCTCCTTCCTGTTTGTGTGACTTATTTCCTGTTTATCTGGCTGTGAACAGGAAGACCCCAGGTTGAAGATTCCTGTGCACATGAGGAGGAGACCTTCGCTAGACCCAACTGACCTCGGGCCAATGCCGGTAAGCTTTACAATGATATCATACCCAATAATAGCATTCTAAGAAGGCAATTAGCAGCCCAATGTGATGAGCCTCTTAAAGTTGAAAATTGCTGAGTGAATGGTTGATTTTAAGGGGGGAAATTATGGTGGGAGTAATGTTTGCGCTATCCCTTATCTTAGCCTGGCTGGGAGGAGAGGGTCCACAGTGATGGGAGGATATTCTACATAGATCACAGTATGTATGACATGTACTACAATTTGTCAAAATGAGTGAAAATTGCATACGCCTACTACCAATGCTGAATAAATCTGATGTATTTTCAGACACGAAGAACACACAATGGGATGACCCCAGATTGCAGAATTCAGCCGTAACTGGACCAGTAAGTACAGATGATATATTTAAAAAGCTATAGCTagagatttttatttattagaTTCCGGTAGAGTAATTTATGAGGAATGCAATATGACCCATTCTCTTTTTGGAGTCAGGTTCTCCAGGTTGGTCATAAAACCGCGTAATTCATCATGTGTTCATAATTGATTTCCGGTCATTGGATCTCCCATCCTTGTCTATTCTAGGCTGTGCCTTACTCCAGGGACTATAAACAGAAGTATGAATACTTCCGGAAGAAGCTGAAGAAACCGGTAagcattgtttttatttcacaaaTAGGTCAGATATACAGCACATTCACACTGTAAAAGCCTATCTTGTCTTTCTTTCAATCATCCTCACAATATCTTCTATGACATTTAGTCCAGCTACATCCCCTGACCTGATGTCAACTCAGCTCTTCAGTAGAAAGTCCACTCACTCAGCATGCTCTATCTCTAATTCCAGGCTGACATCCCCAACCGCTTTGAGATGAAGCTCAGGCGGAACGCCGTGCTAGAGGACTCCTACAGACGAATCCTGTCAATCAAGAGGGCCGACTTCCTGAAGGCGCGGCTGTGGGTGGAGTTTGAGGGAGAGAAGGGCTTGGATTACGGGGGCGTGGCCAGGGAGTGGTTCTTCCTCATCTCCAAGGAGATGTTCAACCCCTATTATGGGCTGTTTGAGTATTCTGCCACGTGAGTCTCTATTTGAATGTGTTAGAATTCCATTTTCAGGCAAGGAAAAATGGAACAGGCCCTCAATGGAGCTGTTAGTGAATAACATCTCTGACAGCATTATGAATCATTTTAATGAGGATATGTTCTGGAATGGATCAGAGAAGGATTTGGATGACTTTAGAGCTGTGTTAAGTTTCTCCTCTGCCTGTTCTGTGTCAGGGACAACTACACTCTGCAGATCAACCCCAACTCAGGCCTCTGCAATGAGGACCACCTGTCCTACTTCAAGTTCATTGGCCGTGTGGCAGGCATGGCTGTCTACCATGGCAAGCTGCTGGACGGTGAGTCTCACTGCGGGGATTTCGCTCATGAACTTTGTGTTCGGTAAAAGATCATTAATTCGTATAATCGTAGTGTGACACGAGTGTGTGTAGAGAAACTAAGAGCTGAGGACAGCTCTATGCTAGGGCCACAAGGATTAGGTGTGTGTTGAACAGATCctgacatgtttgtttttttcctaGCCTTCTTCATCAGGCCTTTCTACAAGATGATGTTGCAGAAGCCCATTACTCTACAGGACATGGAGTCTGTGGTAGGTGCCTAATACTATCTAGATTACTCTCACATCTTCCCATCACCTAATCAGATAGTAGAGACATGATAAATCAGACAGCTAAAACAGCAGTGTTTCACCATGAGGTAatggtgtttgtgttttgttatttCAGGACAGTGAGTACTTCAACTCCCTGAAGTGGATATTGGAGAATGACCCGATAGACCTGGATCTGAGGTTCACCATAGACGAAGAGCTCTTTGGACAGGTGGGACCTGCTTCCTGTTTGTTGTTTGGCACAAGTATTTTCTGTTCTATCTTGTGCCTATTGAGTGAAGAGGTTAAAGTCGATGCTAGGTGGTACTCTGGTATCAGTCATGCTGACATCACATTTCCTCCTCTTTAGACACATCAGCATGAGCTGAAGCCAGGAGGATCTGAAATAGTTGTCACCGATGACAACAAGAAGGAATACATCCAGTAAGCACCAGAGCTCTCTGCTGGTAGAAAGAGGAAACACGCCTCATACACACTGCCATGTAGTACTGTTCAGCTGGTTACCTGTTGGTGACCCACAAGTCACATATTTGGCCTTAGAAGGGTTTGCTAATGGACAGTGAAACCACCACCCACCACATAATGTCTGTATCATTAGATAAATTAGAAATTTATTAGGGCTTTTGAATGCTTCCATTTCTAAGTAAACCTTTTCTTTGTCAGTCTTGTCATGCAGTGGAGGTTCGTGAACAGGATACTGAAGCAGATGACCGCATTCAAGGAGGTAAACACTAGGTTTTATTGAGATGTTTTGATTGAGTTGTGATAAGATTGAAAGAAATGGTTGACTTATTGCttgttcctctctcttgtcttAGGGATTCTATGAGTTGATACCCCAGGATCTCATCAAGATCTTTGACGAGAATGAGCTGGAGGTGGGTGTCATTCCTATCACTCTGAGATGTATGCATGACTGAGAGCCTGTCTTTCCAGATCGTTGAGTGATGTTctatcttgtttttgttttttttagctTCTGATGTGTGGCCTGGGAGACGTGGATGTGAACGACTGGAGGGAGAACACAAAGTACAAGAATGGCTACTGTCCCAACCAGCCTGTCATCCTGTGGTTCTGGAAGGTAAGAGGATACTCCACCACTAGAGCAGAAGCCTCTGGATTCTAGAGTGTTTTTGTTAGGGATGCACGATTGATCGGTGACCATATCGGTATCGGACGATAATTGGTTAAAAATATTATGTCGACATCTGTCTGATGTGGAGACAAAGGACAATGATAGAGACCGCGGTCTGTGGCGTTTTTTTTAAGTGGGTGGTGCAATGTGAAGAAAAACTCTTCCTATGAATTTGGCTTTAGCGTCCAAATTGTTTGAGCTGTTAGCTATtacagtgaggggaaaaagtatttgatcccctgctgattttgtacgtttgcccactgacaaagatattatcagtctataattttaatggtaggtttatttgaacagtgagagacagaataacaacaaaaatatccagaaaaatgcatgtcaaaaatgttataaattgatttgcattttaatgagggaaataagtatttgaccccttctcaatcaaaaagatttctggctcccaggtgtctttcatacaggtaacgaacggagattaggagcacactcttaaagggagtgctcctaatctcagtttcttacctgtataaaagatacctgtccacagaagcaatcaatcaatcagattccaaactctccaccatggccaagaccaaagagctctccaaggatgtcagggacaagattgtagacctacacaaggctggaatgggctacaagaccatcgccaagcagcttggtgagaaggtgacaacagtttctgtgattattcgcaaatggaagaaacacaaaagacctgtcaatctccctcagcctggggctccatgcaagatctcacctcgtgaagttgcaatgatcatgagaacggtgaggaatcagcccagaactacacaggaggatcttgtcaatgatctcaaggcagctgggaccatagtcatcaagaaaacaattggtaacacactatgccgtgaaggactgaaatcctgcagcgcccgcaaggtccccctgctcaagaaagcacatatacatgcccgtctgaagtttgccaatgaacatctgaatgattcagaggacaactgggtgaacgtgttgtggtcagatgagaccaaaatggagttctttggcatcaactcaacttgccgtgtttggaggaggaggaatgctgcctatgaccccaagaaaccatccccaccgtcaaacatggaggtggaaacattatgctttgggggtgtttttctgctaaYgggacaggacaacttcaccgcatcaaagggacgatggacggggccatgtgccgtcaaatcttgggtgaaaacctccttccctcagccagggtattgaaaatgggtcgtggatgggtattccagcatgacaatgacccaaaacacacggccaaggcaacaaaggagtggctcaagaaYaagcacattaaggtcctggagtggcctagccagtKtccagaccttaatcccatagaaaatctgtggagggagctgaaggttcgagttgccaaacgtcagcctcgaaaccttaatgacttgaagaagatctgcaaagaggagtgggacaaaatccctcctgagatgtgtgcaaacctggtggccaactacaagaaacYtctgacctctgtgattgccaacaagggttttgccaccaagtactaagtcatgttttgcagaggggtcaaatacttatttccctcattaaaatgcaaataaattcataacatttttgacatgcgtttttctggatttttttgttgatattctgtctctcactgttcaaataaacctaccattaaaattatagactgatcatttctttgtcagtgggcaaacgtacaaaatcagcaggggatcaaatacttttttccctcgcTGTATTAGCCCATTCCTGAAAGCGAAAACTCCCAGGAACGCGTTGGATATCGGTAAATATCTGATATCGGCCCAGAATTTCCACATCGGTGCATCATTAGTTTTTGGGTGAATTCTCAATATTCATTCcaactatttgaatgatgtcaTTCTCAGACTGTTCTGCTGATGGATGCAGAGAAGCGTATCCGCCTGTTGCAGTTTGTGACTGGCACCTCCCGGGTCCCAATGAATGGCTTTGCAGAGCTCTACGGTGAGTCCTCTTCTCTACTTCTCTGTATTAAGACTAATTTGTATAATACAGGGTACTTTCTGGTTATGTTTTTAACCATTTTGTCATTACATAGATTGATATGAACTTTGAAACATGGATTCTGAGTTGTAACCAGAGGTGTTTGTATATGATTCTCTCCTCCTAATCTTGTTTTATGTTGTGAAATCGCAGGGTCTAACGGACCACAGCTGTTTACCATTGAGCAGTGGGGAACACGAGACAAACTACCTAGAGCCCACACGTGGTGAGTAACAATACAGCAGTTTGGCTAATAGTCCTACCTGATTACTGCAACAAATGTGCATTTGAATTTGGTTRTGTTTTACCGTCTTCAGCTTCAACCGGCTGGACCTGCCTCCCTATGAGTCGTTTGAGGAGCTGAGGGAGAAGCTACACATCGCCATAGAGAATGCACAAGGCTTTGATGGAGTGGATTAGGGGAGTGTGTGGCCTATGGCGCAGATGTTAAAATGGCAGT
It includes:
- the LOC111969403 gene encoding E3 ubiquitin-protein ligase NEDD4 isoform X2 — encoded protein: MSMAALPEVRGLLTDENEARILRVKVIAGIGLAKKDILGASDPYTRVSLYDPVNGELTSLQTKTIKKTLDPKWNEEFFFRVHPRKHRLLLEVFDENRLTRDDFLGQVDVPLHQIPTENPNIERPYTFKDFLLHPRSHKSRVKGHLRLKMTYLPKNNSEDAAEQTEDMDPSWEFLEGQDMSGPRHNHLLPAMPPGWEERQDNLGRTYYVNHETRTTQWHRPIVQDSQVEAEQRQNIHMEAQHAFTARRQISDQEDSNDRQESPESWEIMTEDESTLYNSQRSPPPPHSPLEFHSFCDELSRLQASGATSGNRRTSLQLQGPSSHSSHSSRRGSAQTLTLEEHPVHPVLLATSAGLPPGWEEKQDSKSRPYYVNHNSRITTWTRPLIQITSEAAAQAVLSQNATVYQPPMLSPEGSPQHSPGSQRECGFMPAGWEVRNAPNGKPFFIDHNTKTTSWEDPRLKIPVHMRRRPSLDPTDLGPMPPGWEERVHSDGRIFYIDHNTKNTQWDDPRLQNSAVTGPAVPYSRDYKQKYEYFRKKLKKPADIPNRFEMKLRRNAVLEDSYRRILSIKRADFLKARLWVEFEGEKGLDYGGVAREWFFLISKEMFNPYYGLFEYSATDNYTLQINPNSGLCNEDHLSYFKFIGRVAGMAVYHGKLLDAFFIRPFYKMMLQKPITLQDMESVDSEYFNSLKWILENDPIDLDLRFTIDEELFGQTHQHELKPGGSEIVVTDDNKKEYIHLVMQWRFVNRILKQMTAFKEGFYELIPQDLIKIFDENELELLMCGLGDVDVNDWRENTKYKNGYCPNQPVILWFWKTVLLMDAEKRIRLLQFVTGTSRVPMNGFAELYGSNGPQLFTIEQWGTRDKLPRAHTCFNRLDLPPYESFEELREKLHIAIENAQGFDGVD